Proteins encoded in a region of the Diabrotica undecimpunctata isolate CICGRU chromosome 10, icDiaUnde3, whole genome shotgun sequence genome:
- the LOC140452173 gene encoding uncharacterized protein isoform X2: protein MVFHNKCCIVQCTNSSTIRHSFPNPDKEIIRFRKWLSVIKNPDLDIMNSTTVFKTKRICRRHFEDKFVSSWSHRLYPTAIPSLHMHDDSSSNVHSRSISRLCAETNVTEIESPSTSRDAQSSHMFQSYEIPYCIAEHNYAKLPNEEILIVQTDKSKDLKDGFN from the exons atggTTTTTCACAATAAATGTTGTATTGTACAATGTACCAATTCTTCAACAATTAGGCATTCCTTTCCAAATCCTGATAAAGAGATTATACGATTTAGGAAGTGGCTTAGTGTTATTAAAAATCCTGATTTAGATATAATGAATTCcactacagtttttaaaacaaaacgaatatGCCGCAGGCACTTTGAAGATAAGTTTGTTTCTTCATGGAGTCACAGATTGTATCCAACTGCAATTCCTAGCTTACATATGCATG ATGATTCCTCTTCTAATGTACACTCCAGAAGTATTTCAAGGTTGTGTGCAGAAACAAATGTAACAGAAA ttgAAAGTCCTTCAACAAGTAGAGATGCACAATCTTCACACATGTTTCAATCATATGAGATACCTTATTGTA TTGCAGAACACAATTATGCAAAGTTACCAAATGAGGAGATTTTAATTGTACAAACTGATAAGAGTAAGGATTTAAAAG ATGGATTTAACTAA
- the LOC140452173 gene encoding uncharacterized protein isoform X1, with translation MVFHNKCCIVQCTNSSTIRHSFPNPDKEIIRFRKWLSVIKNPDLDIMNSTTVFKTKRICRRHFEDKFVSSWSHRLYPTAIPSLHMHDDSSSNVHSRSISRLCAETNVTEIESPSTSRDAQSSHMFQSYEIPYCIAEHNYAKLPNEEILIVQTDKSKDLKVHHIK, from the exons atggTTTTTCACAATAAATGTTGTATTGTACAATGTACCAATTCTTCAACAATTAGGCATTCCTTTCCAAATCCTGATAAAGAGATTATACGATTTAGGAAGTGGCTTAGTGTTATTAAAAATCCTGATTTAGATATAATGAATTCcactacagtttttaaaacaaaacgaatatGCCGCAGGCACTTTGAAGATAAGTTTGTTTCTTCATGGAGTCACAGATTGTATCCAACTGCAATTCCTAGCTTACATATGCATG ATGATTCCTCTTCTAATGTACACTCCAGAAGTATTTCAAGGTTGTGTGCAGAAACAAATGTAACAGAAA ttgAAAGTCCTTCAACAAGTAGAGATGCACAATCTTCACACATGTTTCAATCATATGAGATACCTTATTGTA TTGCAGAACACAATTATGCAAAGTTACCAAATGAGGAGATTTTAATTGTACAAACTGATAAGAGTAAGGATTTAAAAG TCCATCATATCAAGTAA